A window from Bubalus kerabau isolate K-KA32 ecotype Philippines breed swamp buffalo chromosome 5, PCC_UOA_SB_1v2, whole genome shotgun sequence encodes these proteins:
- the LOC129653007 gene encoding flavin-containing monooxygenase 3 — MVKKVAIIGAGISGLASIRNCLEEGLEPTCFEKGEDVGGLWKFSDHVEEGRASIYRSVFTNSSKEMTCFPDFPFPDDFPNFMHNSKLQEYITMFAKEKNLLKYIQFKTIVSSVNKRPDFPTTGQWDVITEKDGKKESAVFDAVMICSGHHVYPNIPKESFPGIKLFKGKCFHSRDYKEPGIFKGKRVLVIGLGNSGCDIASELSHIAEKVIISSRSGSWVMSRVWDEGYPWDMLFITRFETCLKNTLPTVISDWWYMKQMNARFKHENYGLMPLNGTLRKEPVFNDELPARILCGIVTIKPNVKEFTEDSAIFEDGTVFKAIDYVIFATGYSYAYPFLDDSIIKSRDNEVTLFKGIFPPPLEKPTLAVIGLVQSLGAVIPTTDLQSRWAVQVIKGTCPLPSVKDMMNDIDEKMGKKLKLFGKSDTIQTDYVVYMDELASFIGAKPNIPWLFLTDPKLALEVYFGPCTPYQFRLVGPGKWPGARNAILTQWDRLLKPMTTRVVGSPLKPCLFCNWFRPVLISVVSIAALIVLF; from the exons ATGGTGAAGAAAGTGGCCATCATTGGAGCAGGCATCAGTGGCCTGGCCTCCATCAGGAACTGCCTAGAAGAGGGACTGGAACCCACCTGCTTTGAGAAGGGCGAAGACGTTGGGGGCCTGTGGAAATTCTCA GACCATGTAGAAGAAGGCAGGGCCAGCATTTATCGGTCAGTCTTTACCAACTCTTCCAAAGAGATGACATGTTTTCCAGACTTCCCATTTCCTGATGATTTTCCTAACTTTATGCACaacagcaagctccaggaatatATTACTATGTTTGCCAAAGAAAAGAACCTCCTGAAATACATACAATTTAAG ACAATTGTATCCAGTGTAAATAAGCGTCCCGATTTCCCAACCACTGGCCAATGGGATGTTATCACTGAAAAGGACGGTAAAAAGGAATCAGCTGTCTTTGATGCCGTAATGATTTGTTCTGGACATCATGTGTACCCCAACATACCTAAAGAGTCCTTTCCAG gaataaaactttttaaaggcaAATGCTTCCATAGCCGGGACTATAAAGAACCAGGAATCTTCAAGGGGAAGCGAGTCCTGGTGATTGGTCTGGGGAACTCGGGCTGTGACATCGCCTCAGAACTCAGCCACATAGCCGAAAAA GTCATCATCAGCTCCCGAAGTGGCTCCTGGGTGATGAGCCGGGTCTGGGATGAAGGCTATCCGTGGGACATGCTGTTTATCACTCGATTTGAAACATGCCTCAAGAACACCTTACCCACAGTCATCTCTGACTGGTGGTACATGAAGCAAATGAACGCCAGATTCAAGCACGAGAACTACGGCTTGATGCCTTTAAACGG CACCCTGAGGAAAGAGCCTGTGTTCAATGACGAACTCCCAGCTCGCATTTTATGTGGCATTGTGACCATTAAGCCAAATGTGAAGGAGTTTACAGAAGATTCAGCTATTTTTGAGGATGGGACAGTGTTTAAGGCCATTGACTATGTCATCTTTGCAACAGGCTATAGTTATGCCTACCCCTTCCTTGATGACTCCATCATTAAGAGCAGAGACAATGAGGTCACCTTATTTAAAGGCATCTTCCCACCTCCACTGGAAAAGCCAACCTTGGCTGTGATTGGCCTTGTCCAGTCCCTTGGAGCTGTCATCCCCACTACTGACCTGCAGTCTCGCTGGGCAGTACAAGTAATTAAGG gaacttgCCCTTTGCCTTCTGTCAAGGACATGATGAATGATATTGatgaaaaaatggggaaaaagctCAAATT GTTTGGCAAAAGTGATACCATACAGACGGATTATGTTGTTTATATGGATGAACTTGCCTCCTTCATTGGGGCAAAGCCCAACATCCCATGGCTGTTTCTCACAGATCCAAAGTTGGCATTGGAGGTCTACTTTGGCCCTTGCACCCCATACCAGTTTAGGCTGGTGGGCCCAGGAAAGTGGCCAGGAGCTAGAAACGCCATCCTGACCCAGTGGGACCGGTTACTGAAACCCATGACGACAAGAGTGGTTGGGAGTCCTCTGAAGCCTTGCTTATTTTGCAACTGGTTCAGACCTGTTCTTATTTCTGTTGTATCAATTGCTGCTCTCATTGTGTTGTTCTAG